The Corynebacterium sp. SCR221107 genome includes the window ACGGTAGCGCCGGTGACCACGGCCTCGATCAGGCCCGCACCGCCGCGGGGGATGACCAGGTCCACCAGGCCGCGGGCGGTGATGAGGTCCTGGACGCTGTCGTGGGTCTCACAGGGTAACAGCTGCACGGCCTCGGCGGGAAGGCCCTTTTCCACCAGCACGCGCTGCAGGATCTCCACCAGCTTCTCATTGGAATGGCGCGCCGACTTCGACCCCCGCAAAAGGGCCACGTTGCCGGACTTGAGGGCCAGACCAAAGGCGTCCACGGTAACGTTGGGGCGGGCCTCGTAAACCATGCCCATGACCCCTAAGGGCACGCGCACCTTGCGCATCTGGATGCCGTTGGGCATCACCGAACCGCCCACGACCTCGCCAACCGGATCCACCAGACCTGCGACCTGGATGAGCCCGCCCGCAATACCCTCGATGCGCGCGGCGTCGAGCTTGAGCCGATCGATGAGTGACTCGCTCATTCCCCGCATCTGCCCGGCCTGAATATCGAGCGCGTTCGCCTCCAGGATTTCCTCGGTGGCGTCGACGAGCACCTGCGCCGCGGCGCGCAGGACCTCGTTCTTCTTATCGCTGGTCAGCTTGGCTAAAATCGGCGCGACCTCCTTGGCCGCGCGTGCCTTGGCCAGCACGTCGGCGCGCTCGACCTCGCGCGCCGGGGACAGGACTATCGTTTGTTCTTCAGGATTCATAGCCCATGAGTATAGCGGGCACACTTATGCACGGCTTGCATAATCGGAGAGATAGTCCGCGTGCACGACCGGCCGCTGCATGCCCGCTGGCAGTTCATCCGAATGCTTGCCCAGCATCGACTGCAGCACCGCGGAATCGTAGTTGACCTCGCCGCGGCCTACGACCTGCCCGTCCGGATCCAAGATCTCCACGATCTCCCCCGAATGGAAGTCGCCGTCGATCTCGGTGATGCCGACCGCCAACAGCGAATGCCCGCCCGCGGTCACCGCCTTCACGGCACCGGCGTCGATGCGCAGGCTGCCGGTGGTATCGGCCGCATACAGCGCCCAGAACTTCCACGCCGAGAGCCCGTTTTCCTTCGGGTGAAACACCGTACCCACGCTCGCGTCCGTGAGCGCCGCGTCGATATTGCTTGCCGACGTCAACAGCACCGGAACCCCACCCCGGGACGCGAGCCTGGCGGAGTTGACCTTCGACCCCATCCCGCCGGTGCCCACGACCCCGCCATCTCCGGCGACCACGCCCTTGAGGTCATTGCCGTCGCGCACCTGGGAGATGAAACGCGCGCCGGGCTCGGCCGGGTTCTTGTCGTAGAGCCCGTCGACGTCGGAAAGCAAAATCAAGGCATCCGCGCCGACCAAATTCGCCACGA containing:
- a CDS encoding glutamate-5-semialdehyde dehydrogenase produces the protein MNPEEQTIVLSPAREVERADVLAKARAAKEVAPILAKLTSDKKNEVLRAAAQVLVDATEEILEANALDIQAGQMRGMSESLIDRLKLDAARIEGIAGGLIQVAGLVDPVGEVVGGSVMPNGIQMRKVRVPLGVMGMVYEARPNVTVDAFGLALKSGNVALLRGSKSARHSNEKLVEILQRVLVEKGLPAEAVQLLPCETHDSVQDLITARGLVDLVIPRGGAGLIEAVVTGATVPTIETGTGNCHFFIDRDVADLDEAIAMLLNGKTRRPSVCNSTETVLIDAALADADKLAIIAALQSAGVTVHGEVAELAAFGAGDIVAATEHDWADEYLSMDIAAKVVSGIDEALSHIRTYSTGHTEAIATGNIATAQRFADEVDAAAVMINASTAFTDGEQYGMGAEIGISTQKLHARGPMALPELTTTKWILQGQGQTRP
- the proB gene encoding glutamate 5-kinase, producing MTHTATSWMPEHELRRHIASAKRIVVKIGSSSLTGKDFRVDPQRINRIVDCLYARIQQGTDLIVVSSGAVAAGMGPLGLYKRPTDLASKQATAAVGQVHLAHTWSESFKHYGIVTAQVLLTASDAGVRERARNAQRTLERLRQLGAVPIINENDTVATTEMRFGDNDRLAAIVANLVGADALILLSDVDGLYDKNPAEPGARFISQVRDGNDLKGVVAGDGGVVGTGGMGSKVNSARLASRGGVPVLLTSASNIDAALTDASVGTVFHPKENGLSAWKFWALYAADTTGSLRIDAGAVKAVTAGGHSLLAVGITEIDGDFHSGEIVEILDPDGQVVGRGEVNYDSAVLQSMLGKHSDELPAGMQRPVVHADYLSDYASRA